AGGTGGGGCACAGCCTGAAGCCCAGAGAGCCAAGTGCCCCTGCCACTTTCCCTGCCAGGTGCCAGATCCACTGGCAAGCAGCCAAAGACAGTCACTCCCAGGATCCTCAGAGGAACACATGGCACAGTGGGAAGTGAGGTACCTGGGGCAGGGTGGGACTAACCTGGGAATCTCTCTGGAATTGCCTTTCTTTCTAATCTCCACTCTAAATGCTTTAATAAGAGATCTAGCCCTACCTTGGCCTtcatctctctcattccctcttcaAATATCCTAGAAACCAGACCCATCTTCCAAACAGAGAACCTGATCAGGCACTGCCTTCCTCAGCTAGCCAGAAACATTTGGACAAGGTGAGTTGTCCAGGGATTTTAGCAGCGGATTTTCCAAGAGATCTTTGTTCGATCAGGCTAAAGTTTAAAATTAGGAGCCTTTATTCTGATGCTCCCAGAGTTCATtctatgaaattaattttcaaaagaagtgCAGAATACACCTCTGGCTTACTGTTTATGTGACATTTTCCCCAATAGAAGCGTCCAGCACCTGCAACCactagaaaactaaaagaaaagaggCTCAGAACCCTGCCTTTAGCTCCAAGTGCCCTACAAGCACTGCCCAGTGAGGACCTGCAAGAGGGAGATTGGGAGCAAGAAGATAAAGATGAAGACATGGGCTCCAGGCTGGAACACAGTCCCTCAGTTCAAGCAGGTGAGTTaaatgagagaagggaaaaacTGCTCTAGTTGGAAAAACACCTAATCACTTTTCTGTCCTTTTGATTCCTTCCTAGATTCTGAATCCCCAAGCCCTGAAGAAGTACCAGATTATCTCCTGTGAGTCCCCTGCTACTTCCAATTTTATCAAGCCTTGTACATAGGAGATATTAAGATAAACTTCCTGTGACCTAGAAGCTTTTAGGGGCAATGAAATTAAAGGTGACAATTCTGCTCCTGGCAGGCAATACACAACCATCCACAGTGCAGAGCAGCAACATGTTTATGAGCAGGACTTTGAGATGGATTATACTGAATACCGCATCCTCCATGCTCGTGTTGGGGCTGCAAGCCAAAGGTTCAGAGAGCTGGGAGCAGAGATCAAGAGAGTTCAGCAAGGAACTCCAGAACATAAGGTAAGGACTGGACCCAAGCTGACTTTCTAGCCTTACTGGCCATAAACTCCCTGCTAATTTGCTCAGAAGACTGGTAACCAAAGTGGCAAGCCAAGTCTGTTTTGAGAAAAAGTAATCTCTATCATTTGATAGAATGAGATGGGAAGTTACTGCTCTCCCTTCAAAAACTGGagttcttggggcatctgggcggctcagtcacttaagtgtccaacttcagctcaggtcacgatctcatagtttttgGGTTTGAGTCCCTCCTCAGGCTCTGTAcagatagtgcggagcctgcttgggattctctctctgcccctctcccactttctctctcaaaataagtaagcttaaaaaaagaaaagaaagaaaagttttttctCAAGGTTCAACTTGGTGCtagcattttctttgtttcaggtGCTGGAAGAAAAAATAGTCCAGGAATATAAGAAGTTCAGGAAGGTAAGATAAGGTCTGGGAATGGTAGCAAGAAGGTAGAAAtggtagatctttttttttttttttctttttttttgatgtggaTGCTTTTTCTTTGCAGCGGTATCCAGGTTACAGGGAAGAAAAGCGTCGCTGTGAGTACCTGCATCAGAAATTGTCCCACATTAAAGGTCTCATCCTGGagtttgaggaaaaaaacaggGGCAGCTGAAGCTATCAGAAGGCTCTTTACCTTCTCTCTGCTCAGTGAGATATGAAGGAACAAAGCAACTATAAACTGCAGAGTGCAATTGTCTGCTCTTCTTATTGCTGAGTCCACGGTGGCAAGTACGAGAgctcttctgttctctttaaGATTTCACTTTCATTGTCGCATTTTACTTTTTAGGATGTGGGCACAGTGCCAAGATTCCACAACTGTGCCCAGGAGACTAGGAAGAGTAGCAGAGGCTTGGCTTCTTCATCTTTAGTTCAGCCAAGTCATTTTCAAATCCTGAGAAATGACACCCTTCCCAGGACAAGATACCTTGAGAACATTAGAATTTAGCCTGGTAGCCTCCCTAAAGCAACAGTAGAGAGAACTTTTGGTAACAGAGCTAAAACTTGTAATACACCTGGATATAATGGGAAAGGGCTTAGTTGTTCCCCATGTACTAAAAGTGAATTCTTTTACAAACATggctaaaaaatgaaaactgattgCTTCTGTGTCCTCTGTATAAGTTTGTATGCTTTCCTTAAACTCTTCAAGGCAATAGTTATTACCCACGACTATCTATTTGTACCATTTCTTGGGTGCTCTGAAAAATTAGATCCCCAGATCCCAGCCCAGGTCTTATGTATTAGAATCTTCAAGGTTATGGTTAGGCATCTTTACTTTTTCAAAGCACTAAGGATGATCTTGCTATGTATTTTGCTATTAAGGCTCTATCAAATCCATCTTATAATTTGCAGCTAGAGATTACAACAGGAATAAAGTTCTCTTTTTCAACCCATAGAGGTTGAGGATCATCTACAAATAGGGCTCCTATCTGGAATTATCTAGTactaaaaactttaaatacagaTAGGATTTGGATTTACCCAAAAAACAGGGAAATTCATTTGAACAAAAGATCATGTCAGTCTTATCCTTCTTTTCCCCCACTGTTGCAGAAGAAAGTGGATGCTTCATTCACAACCAGGAATGATATGCCTTTCCCAGTTCCACTGGAGAAGGAAGTTAATGGGCCACACCTGGGCTGTGGGGGAGAGAGGTGCACCCAGCAGTGTCAGCAATTCCTGAAACAACTTGGATGGAACCCCAACCTGATGCCACACCCATACAGGGCACTTTTGGGCAGAGACTAGCCTTGGGAGGTATAAACATGCTCAGTTGCATGACAAGGGTAAACAGTAACCCATCCTTAGGGTATGGGCAGGGCCTGAAACAGACCCAACAAAAAAAGTCCCTCACCTGTTGTTGTCATCAGGCCAGGGGCCTGGGCAATAAACATGTAAAGACAGAAAATGACGAAAGGTAGAATGGATTTATAGGTGATGACTATGGACCTAGTTAGCTGGTCTATAGCAGCAATTGACCAATATGGTAAGCCAGTAGCTCTAGGTGTGACTattgaaatcaatgaaattttaaaatgtagttcttAGTTACATTTCAAATGTTCAGTAACTACCTGTGTTAGACAATGAAAATTATGGAACATTGCCAAGATTCCAGAaaattctattggacagtgctgatcTAAAAAATCTTTGGTTCCCTATCtcctggaaaaaagacagtttaaaGGGGGCTCATTTATTGTCACTGTtccaaatgtacaaaaaaaattagaaaataacccCCCAACtcaatcccccccacccccacaacatTACCCCCAACACAAATAATTTTCCCAAAACCACAAACATCAACTGGTCCTGGTATTTCCATAAACAGTGCAGCTAAGAAACAGTTTAGAGAAAATTTAACGGGATTCAGATTATATCCATTCTGTCCTCTCTGCCCTGAGAGTAATAATCCCATATGGGTCCCAGTCCTCCCCAATGGTTTTCCCATCTCTGGTGGAAGAGTCCTTTTACAAAGTGGCGTGTTTGGCTGCTGCTTTAGAGATCCTCCtgtgccttcttcttcttcttggctttttcttcttgaattataGGGGGGTTTGTTGCCTCTCGCTGTAGATAGCTAATAAAATCACTTAATTCACGGCCACCCTGAAAACAGAAAGATTACTCTGAAAATTTAACCTTTTAAAGAACCCTGGATTTTTTCTCCCCAATAGGAAGACTTTTGAGTTTATAAAAGCACGTTAGCAACCACATACATTTGACTATGAAACTGAAGTTTCcagttaagtaaaatttaaagaactgaatatgtatgtgtatgtgtgtatctgtggGGAGATGAGACAACGCACTTACTTCGTATTTCTTTGGGTTTAGCTTCTTGTTGGCTGGAGAGAAGTAGATGGTAGGAaaactgggtaaaaaaaaaaaaaaaaagtgaactcatTTTCAGATTCCAGGGTAAGTCCAACATATACTTCCCCAATAACTTTCTGGGAATAACTTCTCTTCATGATTTCTATTTCTGACCAGATACCACTCTCTATCAGTGGCTAGGTTACATCCTATCAAAGCTCACAAATCTGTGCCAGTCATGTGGACCCTTGCAGCAGAACTCTAAGCCAAAAAGGCATCTGGTTCCATGCTCAAGTGCAGTGAGGGATCCACTCCCTAAACTATGCCTAATAAATGGTTTGCAAGCTTACTTTTTCCTATCAATTGCCTAGACACTTTTATTAGCTTTTAATCTACTTACCCTCTGACTTCATATGGAGAAGGCACATCATTGGCTGTAGCATCCATCTTGGCTATGAtaatatttgggtcttttctgagCTGTTAATAAAAAAGGTTAGACCTTTAAAGTTTCTGGTGACCAAGGGACACTTAGTCAAATCAACACTTAAAATAACCTCATTTTTAAACACCTGGATAAGTTCTGCTCCAGTAGGAAGTGTAGTGACACTTTACATAATATCTAGCTTTCCAAAGGCATCCATTTCTCTCTTGGTTTCTACATATTAAGACTCTGTTTATAGCTACCTTCAAAATTACCTGACTTCCATAAGACATTACAAGGGAAACATAATGGATTCATACACGCCATTACCAAAATTCAGAAGCCTGGATACTTTTAACCACAATCTAGATTGAGTCTAAGGAGTGGAATATCAAAAATAGGTATCTGAGGCACTGCACAGGCTAGAGACACTAGCGGGTCAGccaggagaaaataaagagtagacagctggaaaaaaaaaaaaatctaccaggACACAGGTACTGAATTAATTAGGGTAACTAGCCAATGCTGAATTATGTGTCAACTTCCCAACTCAATATTTATCTTCAGAATATGGTTCAGACTTACCTTCTCTCCCAGTTCTTTATACTTAGGCTCCAGATTCTTACAGTGACCACACCAAGGAGCATAAAATTCAATCagcacatctttattttcatcattcaCTATTTCATCAAAATTCTCTGCTACCACTACCTGGAATACACCAAAGATTCTCTAGTTGGTAAGGcaagatgaagaataaaaattcacCACATGCTGTATTTGTTTCTGCACCTAAACCCTATCAAAATGTGCTGTGTTGTCCCTGAAAATATGTCACTGAAACCCAAATAGCATCTACAGACTATATTAAAGATGTTTCTGACCATTTTCCAGAAACAACTCATTCCCAGGTCTGTCACCTGTCAAACTTTGTTCAGTAAGTCATAGGAAATAAGTGCTACCCAACCCTTCCTTAATCTCAAAGCAACAATCTCAAAACTATTCTTAGAGGTTAGCTTGCTCTACCCTGAAGAGTAACTTAGTTCTAATATAAATACTAACAAAAATTCTATGAAGccggcacctgggtgactcagtcggttaagtgtctgactctggatatcagctcaggtgatgacctcatGGCCATGAGcctgagcctcgcattgggctccatgctcagtggagcctgggattctctctctccctttctctctctgccccttccccacttgtgcacattctctctcaaaataaattctatgaaGATTTTATACTCTTGCCCCTTGAGCATCATGAGCTCTGCCAATGCTTATTTTATGACTCAGGGAGAGGAggacaaacaaaaccaaaaacatgacAGCCAACAAGGTCTTCACTTAGACGAAGCATTTTTGGAATATGAGAAACgagaagaaggggcacctgggtggctcagtcggttaagaaatGAGGAgagtcaattatatctcaataaaactaagatCGGGGGACAATGAGGAGAGGCAGCTGCTTAGAGCCTTGGTGAAGCTATGGGCACCTCACCTTTACTGGCCCGTCATTGCTCTCTGGGATGGGCTCAGACTTCAGGTATCTCTTCAGGTTGCCATCAAAATAATCCTGCAGGAATCTTTCAAGAGCCTTGCCATCACGTCTGCAATTGAAAGACAAGGGTCAGGTTTGTTAATCttctattgagaggattaaaagcaattttttagtTTCATATTCTAGCTCCAGTTTCAAGGTTAGAAACTGGAAGTTAAAAACAGGAGGACCTTATCTCTCAATATGCAGATCTACTGACTGAACAAAAAACCCAACCACCTCCTATATTTGTAGCATATTCTTTGTGAATCAGAAAGGTCAGAGATGGAAGAAAACACTGGTTTTCTGGAAAGTCACTTCTGCAGAAGAACCAGGTCAGGTCTTTTTTGCTCTGAAAAATACCACCTATTTACAGTATCTTGTTTTACTGATTTCCTCACAAGGAAGACTTTTCTCTCCAAGTCTCAGAAAGTGAAAAGTCCTAATTTTGTGGGGTTTTAAGATATTTCCATTCCCTGAGTTCACTTTAGGCCAGTAAGTattcaaagaataaaagacattttacagGGATGAGAGGGGGTTGCAATGGTTTGAAATTACATCAATCTCAAGAGACCATTCAATGTTCTCGATGTACTATTTTTAATAGCAAGGTAGAAACAATCATGTAAGTATTCCAAGCTGCCATCCTTTTGctaattttcagaatttattaaGGATTGTGATCCTTAAAGTCCCTAAAATTAACTAAGAAAAATGACAATCATACATCTTGGCTAGAAGACCTATCTTCACATTCTAACGTTCTTCTTTATAAATTCTCAGTAGCGTAAAAGGCTTTACATTTCTTTGCAGAATCCACTCCCAAACCCACATTAACTTGTAACTCACGAGAACTCCTCCTGCATGACAAACTTCTCTCCTTTTGCAGTTCTGATAGCAACAACAGGAATATCTCCAGCAGTGCTTTCCAAGCCAAAATCAGAAAGTTCATGGCTAAAGGTTTTGCGGCTAGCTACAGCAAAGCTGAGTTTGTTTCCAGCATCTAGGAATTTCTTTGCTACCATCATCACTCTGTGGGAAATAAGACATATTTACACCAAGATTTATATCATGGTGGTAAACCACTTCTGAAATCAAGAAGCTAGAAAGCAAAGACTAAATTTTACAGCCCACCAGCCCTCTGGAATCAGTCTAAACTACATTCTTGGCCACTGACACAGAATCATGGTACACTGTTAGGTCTTACTGAATTTCACTGCCAAACTGGTGGTACCAAATAGTCCATTCCCAATGAATCTTGTTATACTGTAATATAACTAAAATATTGCAGGCATAATGACTGATCTGAAAAAATTTATAAGGGTAAAATGCTCTAAGAATCTTGATGGGCAAATAGgcacaatattttaaacaaattctagATCACGTTTGCATTTTTACTGGGAGGTTAGGAATCAACTATGTCACAGGCAAAGGAATACCTATGGAAGATATGCCCAACAGATTATGTAAATAGTTTATGTTATTTGTCCTTAACAGCTTTAAATGTGGTTTTTGGGAGCCAACTGTTCCCATTCTAATTGGCTGTGACATCATACACTGTAAGAGGATATTTAGAAGAAAGTGTTTATATATTAGGCAAACTTGtttatgaaagggaaaaattatcCTTATTACCTGTTTCTCCAGTAGTTGGAACCTTTGGCATTCTTTTCATAGTCCACATCATAGTAAGCCACAAGTAAGTCCTTCCCCTGCATCAAATCTTTATTGTCTTCTGTCATGTGAGGGCagataccaaaactgaaataaataatccATTATCAAATCTGGCAGGTTCAGCTAGGTTATGGAATTATCACAAAGTAACTGATAGCActtagaaaagcaaaagaaaattcaacatAAAGAAAAGTACAGAACAATATACCCTCTAAGAGTTCTAGGTTCCACACATTACTGCTTTAATATAAACTTCAACTATTATTGTTCAATCCTTTGAATGAGGCTATTTAATCCAAAACGTGGGTCTGCTTAATAAGTGAGGTAAGCAAACTAAAATGAAGCCAAGAAATCCCAACCAAGGTACTCACATGTTTTCTTggataaattttttaatcttgCCACTGGTCATTTTCTGTTCTACATATGCCACAGTCTTGTCCTCAAATTTGTTCATCAGATGTGAAGGACGAAACAAGGTGATACCCCTTAAAAAGAAGGTATTAGTAGGTAGGCAGGAGAACAGTCTTCAATCTTTTATTTAAAGCTCAGACCATCTACTCTTGCTGCTTTTACTGTCACCATTTAAGCACATAAGGACTCTTTTCTGGGACCACAGACTTGGCAACATGACCACAGACTTGGCTAACCACCTTAATCTCAAGTGCAATAATTGGATATAGTTTAATAAACCTTGAGTTGGAAAGTTAGGAGACTGTGGTTCTAATTCTAGCCCCACCATGATCAATGGAATCCTTTTGGGCTTCAGTTTTTCCATCAATGCAAAAAGGGATTTAAGGGGGTTAGAGTAGAGGATTAATTtccaaacctttaaaaatagtaacagaaCCCAACTTACCCCCAAATTCCAAGATGCACAATAAAGCAGAGCTTGCTCTTACTGGAAGGTAACTTGCCCTGCTTTCCCACATAGAGAATTATTTCACTACAGAAAATACCTTTAAGATTCCTTCCAGCTGAAAAATTCCAAAGGTGGGTATACAATTATAAGTAATGTTTAGCTTGAGTTCATCCTGTCCTAGACTTCTCTATCCCAATAAACCAAGTTTTACCACTTTTTTTCTTGCTGGTACTATTTTGCCCCTCTACCTAAACCAGCTTTCCTCACTCCACTGAACACTTGAAACAaattccttctttaatttctaaacTTGTTCTGCTAAAACTAAACCCCAATTTGGTCTGAGTCACAGGTTTATATCAAGTATCACCTTTCCCAGAAAATACCACTATTTTAACTACTAATCTCTCACCTCTAGGTTCACCGTCATTCATTCCTCCTCCCCACACTGCACATACACCCACACAGAATTTTATCACTTGTTTTTGGCTAGGTGTCAGCAcctttattagaattttttttttttttaatgtttatatttgagacagagagagagagagagacagagtgcaagcagggtaggagcagagagagggagacacagaatctgaagcaggctccaagctgtaagctgtcagcacagagcccaacacaaggctcgaactcacaaaccacaagatcatgacacaagatcatgacctgaaccgaagtcactGAACGAAGtgacttaactaagccacccaggcacccctaggtgtcAGCACCTTTAATTCCTTATATCCCACTCTCACTCTTCCAGTATTAACCACAGACTTTATGTTAATTAAAACATAGGCATTTTATAGCACACAGGGAAACTACATAACAAAAGGGAACCTAATACAAACATGCTGGGCAAACAAAAATGTGAACAGGgctaagatttgtttttttttagtgtagttACAAACTTCAGAGCAGTTATTCCCCCCAAAATAGAAATCCAACAATTCCAAATACACTCTTTAATGATGTTATGACCTTGGTGTACACGTGATGACCTTAAGACCCCTTTCATGTAAGGTCTTCTCAGTAAGACTTCTAATCAGAAGCTGATAGGCCACTTTAAAGGCAGCCATAATAAATACATCTATGGTTAACAGACTAATGGGTGAAGTGCTTAATGACCCACAGGTGGCTCCACATTCATTTACAGACCTGGTATGTCTTAATCTAGAAGTTAGTCAAGCTTACAACTTTGCATCTAGACTttctaggttcaaatcctagttctgACATTTACCTACTGTGAAGCTAGGGAAATTAACCTCTTTGAATactttctcctctataaaatgaggataataacaga
The sequence above is a segment of the Panthera leo isolate Ple1 chromosome B3, P.leo_Ple1_pat1.1, whole genome shotgun sequence genome. Coding sequences within it:
- the ELL3 gene encoding RNA polymerase II elongation factor ELL3 isoform X1; the encoded protein is MEAPQELLSGKLQLCFTPAAGTSLLMLRLNDAALRALQECRRQQVRPVIAFQGNRGYLRFPGPGWSCLFSFIVSQCAQEGPGGLDLVYQRLGRSGPNHLHCLGPLRERLTIWAAMDSIPAPSSVQRHNLTDSARDPESWQNIDYSEEDTVSQPQMALKEVPDPLASSQRQSLPGSSEEHMAQWEVRNQTHLPNREPDQALPSSASQKHLDKKRPAPATTRKLKEKRLRTLPLAPSALQALPSEDLQEGDWEQEDKDEDMGSRLEHSPSVQADSESPSPEEVPDYLLQYTTIHSAEQQHVYEQDFEMDYTEYRILHARVGAASQRFRELGAEIKRVQQGTPEHKVLEEKIVQEYKKFRKRYPGYREEKRRCEYLHQKLSHIKGLILEFEEKNRGS
- the PDIA3 gene encoding protein disulfide-isomerase A3, whose product is MRPRCRALFPGVALLFAAARLAAASDVLELTDDNFESRISDTGSAGLMLVEFFAPWCGHCKRLAPEYEAAATRLKGIVPLAKVDCTANTNTCNKYGVSGYPTLKIFRDGEEAGAYDGPRTADGIVSHLKKQAGPASVPLRTEEEFEKFISDKDASVVGFFKDLFSDAHSEFLKAASNLRDNYRFAHTNVESLVNKYDDNGEGITLFRPSHLMNKFEDKTVAYVEQKMTSGKIKKFIQENIFGICPHMTEDNKDLMQGKDLLVAYYDVDYEKNAKGSNYWRNRVMMVAKKFLDAGNKLSFAVASRKTFSHELSDFGLESTAGDIPVVAIRTAKGEKFVMQEEFSRDGKALERFLQDYFDGNLKRYLKSEPIPESNDGPVKVVVAENFDEIVNDENKDVLIEFYAPWCGHCKNLEPKYKELGEKLRKDPNIIIAKMDATANDVPSPYEVRGFPTIYFSPANKKLNPKKYEGGRELSDFISYLQREATNPPIIQEEKAKKKKKAQEDL
- the ELL3 gene encoding RNA polymerase II elongation factor ELL3 isoform X2, with translation MEAPQELLSGKLQLCFTPAAGTSLLMLRLNDAALRALQECRRQQVRPVIAFQGNRGYLRFPGPGWSCLFSFIVSQCAQEGPGGLDLVYQRLGRSGPNHLHCLGPLRERLTIWAAMDSIPAPSSVQRHNLTDSARDPESWQNIDYSEEDTVSQPQMALKEVPDPLASSQRQSLPGSSEEHMAQWEVRNQTHLPNREPDQALPSSASQKHLDKKRPAPATTRKLKEKRLRTLPLAPSALQALPSEDLQEGDWEQEDKDEDMGSRLEHSPSVQADSESPSPEEVPDYLLQYTTIHSAEQQHVYEQDFEMDYTEYRILHARVGAASQRFRELGAEIKRVQQGTPEHKVLEEKIVQEYKKFRKRYPGYREEKRR